The Paenibacillus macerans genome includes a window with the following:
- a CDS encoding sporulation protein YpjB translates to MKTKGKLGWLFVLLPLLLLAGSPAAAASPAGKGLDGGRAPAPVSQLSDEERGDKLKQLETAAEALYGHMQQGRVEEAHAEMERLIAALEGVSFKGLTSVEGIHALAESIMDARETLARSEIVPDEWSRSSAVLRLAVNSLLHKDKGLWLQYYKVMADDMQRMNNARVGGQSEKLRAAFGNLQQHYETIRPAAVIRRDPSTVNRFDSWLSYAERLSNDQPMDEAALMEAIRQGESALKALFGRKGEEPVFLPIAGYENPWYWSGLIGLWIVLALGYTGLRKFQAAQTVTAVGRTDEDSYRHRF, encoded by the coding sequence GTGAAAACGAAAGGAAAGCTCGGGTGGCTTTTTGTGCTGTTGCCGCTGCTGCTGCTGGCAGGCAGTCCGGCGGCCGCGGCCTCCCCGGCAGGGAAGGGGTTAGACGGCGGCCGGGCCCCGGCTCCGGTCTCGCAATTGTCCGACGAAGAGCGCGGGGATAAACTGAAGCAGCTGGAAACGGCGGCGGAAGCGCTGTACGGCCATATGCAGCAAGGGCGCGTCGAGGAGGCCCATGCCGAGATGGAACGGTTGATCGCCGCGCTTGAAGGCGTTTCTTTTAAAGGCTTGACCTCGGTGGAAGGCATTCATGCGCTTGCGGAAAGCATTATGGACGCGAGAGAAACGCTTGCCCGGTCCGAGATCGTCCCCGATGAGTGGTCGCGCTCTTCGGCCGTGCTGCGGCTGGCCGTAAACAGCCTGCTTCATAAGGACAAGGGGTTATGGCTGCAATATTACAAAGTAATGGCCGATGACATGCAGCGGATGAACAACGCCCGCGTAGGGGGGCAATCGGAGAAGCTGCGCGCGGCGTTTGGGAATTTGCAGCAGCATTACGAGACGATCCGCCCGGCCGCCGTCATTCGCCGCGATCCATCCACGGTCAACCGGTTTGATTCGTGGCTGTCTTACGCCGAACGGCTTAGCAATGACCAACCGATGGACGAAGCGGCGCTTATGGAGGCGATTCGCCAGGGGGAAAGCGCGTTAAAGGCGCTGTTCGGCCGCAAAGGCGAAGAGCCTGTGTTCCTGCCGATCGCCGGCTACGAAAATCCGTGGTATTGGAGCGGTTTGATCGGATTATGGATCGTGCTCGCTTTAGGATACACGGGCTTACGTAAATTCCAGGCTGCTCAGACGGTCACAGCGGTAGGCAGAACCGACGAGGATTCGTACCGGCACCGCTTTTAA
- a CDS encoding YitT family protein — MFSNKLAVFFKTLLPILLGTAVYAFGLLYFILPNQLMEGGVTGITLLLNYAFGISPSLSNLLLNIPLFLLGWKVLGGRSIVWTGIGIGSLSFFLWLFERLIDHGWILPFETKTDYILVSLYAGVTLGAGLGIVFRFGGTTGGSDIVARILGRKFGFSMGQVILTLDVIIIGLSLFYIRKENILYTLVAVFIASKVIDFIQEGAYSAKAFTIISDHAPEIADIITKEMERGVTLIPAIGAYSKQAKHMAYCVVSRQEIRRLQRIAKSVDPRAFVIISDVHDVHGEGFKED; from the coding sequence CGTTTGGACTTCTTTATTTTATATTGCCGAATCAATTGATGGAAGGCGGCGTTACCGGGATTACGCTGCTGCTCAATTATGCGTTTGGCATTTCGCCGTCGCTCTCCAACCTGCTGCTGAACATTCCGCTTTTTCTTCTTGGGTGGAAAGTTTTGGGCGGCCGCTCCATCGTCTGGACCGGCATCGGCATCGGCTCGCTTTCTTTTTTCCTGTGGCTGTTCGAACGGCTGATCGATCACGGCTGGATTTTGCCGTTTGAAACAAAAACCGACTATATTCTCGTTTCCTTGTACGCGGGAGTGACGCTGGGCGCCGGCCTTGGCATCGTCTTCCGCTTCGGCGGCACAACCGGAGGCTCGGACATCGTTGCCCGGATTTTGGGGCGGAAATTCGGGTTCAGCATGGGCCAGGTCATCCTGACGCTGGACGTGATCATCATCGGGCTGTCGCTGTTCTATATTAGGAAGGAGAATATTTTGTATACACTGGTCGCCGTGTTCATCGCCTCCAAAGTGATCGATTTCATTCAGGAAGGCGCGTATTCCGCCAAGGCGTTTACGATCATCAGCGATCACGCCCCGGAAATCGCCGACATCATCACGAAGGAGATGGAGCGCGGCGTCACGCTGATACCGGCGATCGGCGCCTACTCCAAGCAGGCGAAGCATATGGCCTACTGCGTCGTGTCGCGGCAGGAAATCCGGCGGCTCCAGCGCATCGCCAAGTCGGTCGATCCGCGGGCGTTCGTCATTATCAGCGATGTGCATGATGTGCACGGGGAAGGGTTTAAGGAAGATTAA